The following is a genomic window from Choloepus didactylus isolate mChoDid1 chromosome 5, mChoDid1.pri, whole genome shotgun sequence.
cttcaactgattggattaaatccagctgattgcattctctcattgctgaagacacaccattcgttgatgtaatcagtcacaggtgctgtcaattgactgacgatttaataaaccagccttctggtttattaaccagccacaaatgtccttgcagtaacagttaggccagtgcttgcctgaccaggcacctggacaccatcacctggccaagttgacacaggaacctaaccatcacagcgaACATATTTCAATCTATCCCAACCAAGCACTGTCCTCTCTGTCCTTTTGTACAACTTCCAGTGGCAAAGGAAAAGGGGCTCCAACAATTTTCTTCAGAAACAGCTTTCACCTGATCCCAAAAGGGCAACTGTGTCAGCACAGCCTGCTGAGGCTGGATGTCTGGCCCCCAGCCCCCCTGCCTGTTAGCATGTGCCCACTCACATCTGTTTGTGGCTGTATCTGGCAGTAGCCAATGGCTGGTCCTCATGTTTAgcactgtcttagtttgtcagggccaCTGTGACAAATATCTatacactggttggcttaaacaacaggaatttattgtcccacagttttggaggctagacatCCAAACAAGGTTATCTGCAGGCCatactttctcctggagtctgaaGCATTCTTGTGCTGGCtcactggcaatccttggggttccttggcttgtagaagATTGCCTCAGTTACACAGcaatctctctcccttctccggcttctccttctgtgtccaatttcctttacttataaggGCTTCAGCCATGCTGAATTAAGGCCTACCCACATTCAGTCTGGTCACACCTTATTgtcatcttcaaaggtcctagttaccgatgggttcacatccacaccCTGACTCAGCTTAACTAATAACACATTCAAAGAAACTATTTACAATTGAGTTCAGACCCATAGAACCAGAAGTTAGGACTTGATGTCTTTTGTGAGGTACGTGATGCAATCTACAAgtacaaaaacagaaaagcctTTTCCACCCTCTGCACTTGGAGATGCCCAGGGAAGGGGGTTGGTGAGGGAGGTGCTAGGTGAAAGGGCAAGTGGTGGGAAACTTCCTCCAGCCACAGGAGCATATGGAGCAGTTATTCTCTAAAACATTGCTCCCCAGGGGACACATGGAAACATTTTTGGCTGTCACAACTGAGGGGTAAAGAGCTACTGACTGAATGTGTTCAGGGCCTGAAATGCTGCCTACAATGCACTGGACAGCCCCCACAAtgaagaattatctggccccaaatatcaatagtgctgaggttggaAACCCCAATTTAGAGTAATTAGTGACACTGCTGACCTTTCAAATATATGACTTATTTCTCAACACTTCGGATCTGACCACCTGATTACCTCTGGCATGAGATCCTGTAACCTCTATTGCCAAGCTTCCAAAGACCATTCTTTTACAAATGTGTGTCTTATAAGTTCCTTTTTGCCTACATGTCactcaataaacaaaaaaatgggccAAATATGGTACTCTCAGGGAACTAAGCCTCATTCATCCACACTCACGGACAAAGTATTATTTCAACATCTCAAGCAAAATGAGGATATTTCCCAAGTCAGTGTGCACCAAACTGCTCCTTGCTTTGTGGAACTGAATTCCTGTCCATTTTTGAGCGAGGAGGCTTATTCCTCTGTGAGGTCGCTGGATGGCCCTTAAATCATGGCCTCTTAGGCCCTCGCGTTTCTCAGAGGGTAGCTGCCCCACCCCTTTGCAGGTCGCGCTGAGGAGCCGGGTCTGCTCCTGGGGTGGCCCGGGATTTGCTTCCGTACAGGGCAGGAGGAAGGCAGCTGAAGGGTACGTGAGGAGCACAGTTACGAAAATGAGAGGCGTGGCGTCACGTCGCTGAAGGATTCCCTAGAAAGACAGACCCCTGCCCTTCATTCCAAAGGAGGCGTGATTTACAAAGAACTTTCCAGCCCTGGGGGTTGTCGCTCCGGGATCCCATTCTGCTCCATAAAACGGTACAATCTTAGGTCTTTTCTTAAATGAGACGAGAGCCCGGAGACCGGAACAGCTGGCAAGGATCTCCGTCCCCCACCCGCCGCGCGGAGACCAACTGTGTCTGCGGCAAAGGGCAGAGCCACGTTGGCAGCCTCCGCGAGCTCCGCCCCGCGCCTGCGCGTTTCCAGCCTCTCCTTTCTGCATCCGgggcatggggaaaaaaaaaaaaaaaaaatccttcgtTGAACTTCGGGCGGCGGCACAGAACCGGAAGCGGAAGTAGGCCCCGACCTAGGAGTGGGGAGCCGGCGTCGGACCCGTCAGCAGCCGACGCTTGGGGAGGCCGTGTGGCCGTGTTCCTGAGGAGCGGCGGCTCGGCTGCTCGTTGCCAGCCGGTACCGCGGGCGGGCGGGCGGCCTGGGGCTCCGGCGCCATGAAGCTGTACTGCCTCAGCGTCCTTTACAAAGGAGAGCCCAAGGCTGTTCTGCTCAAAGCTGCGTACGACGTGTCCTCCTTCAGCTACTTCCAGAGGTCCAGGTGAGCGGAGCCGGGCGGGGCGGCCCGGGCTCAGAGGCCGGGCCGCGGAGGGGAGTCCCGGGGTCGTGGGCGGGCTGGCGATGGGGCGGCCCCAGCGGTGGGGGGCCACGGAGGGGAAGGGTCAGAGCTGGGTGGAGGCGGAGGGAAGACCTGGGGGCGGGGACAGACAGAGGCTGGGGAGCCCGGACCGACTACGCCTCTGAGGAGTCCTCTTCCTTTTGCTTATGAAAGGCTTATGCCATTCTAGAATACCTTTCCCtattcagtgttttaaaaattcctgttgtACAAAAATTACAAGGGGACTGAAAAAGTGTCTGTTCCTAAAATTAACACCCAGATGTTCTGACCTAGTAAGGCTGAGGCCCCCACATCTCTATTTTAAACTACCACCTCCCCAACCCAATGATTCTGACCCAGGTAGTTCAGGTGCCGCACCTTGAAAGCCACATTTCTATTTCGTGGGACTTCCCAACGATTTAGTGTGTGAATCAGAAGATACAGCTGTAATCTTCACTTTGTGGTTGGAATCACCGAAGCCCACAATAGATTATAGCACAACCAGCCAGTGCTCAAACCCAAATTACCTACTTTTTGTGGTTGCTATTAGTGGTACAAATGGGTGCTGAACTGAAGATTTGGAAAGACGCATTAAATCTTTAGGGCTTACAGACTTTTAAACATTGTTCCAGGGGGCAGGTGCGGGCAGGTATGTATTAGAAGTACCACAGATGTTTGGGAGTGGGTGAGTGCCACTGCACAATAGAAGTACTGCATCTTGTCAGCATCTTGTCACCTTGCTTCAAAATCTGATGGATTCTGTTTTTACTGCTTGGTGAAACTGTTCTTGATGAGAATGCTTTGCCAGTGTCTTACCCTCTGTTGTTATTTTGTTGAAACTTTTTGATCCTTTTGGGATACCATCTTCTTGacacttctctttcttttttttttttttttcccctgcctcTCATTCCTGAAGATTCTTAGAGATTTCATTGTAGAACTTTAACCTTGCTGGTTTGGGAGACCCACACCAGCTTCAGGTGCCTAACATACAATTAGCATCTCTGCTAGCACCTCTTAACACAGCACATGCTCCAACTGAGCTCATTATTTTCCTTGTTAAGGCTTCTTCATTTCCAACCTTCCTGCCCCATGATTGCCGTACCTTAATCTTAAAATTTTGGGAATGGTTTCCCAGCTTTTCTGGTCCCCATGTGCAGGCTGTCACAATTACTGCAACTCTTTCTTTGTCTAATTATAGTCCTACTTTAagctctgtttctctctctagTTTTACTGCAAATGGTTCCTTATTTGGGGTCTTCTTCGCTAGGGGATTATTTTTAATCATCTCACACTTGGGATAGTAGTATTGAGTGCTGGgtattgtgctaagtgctttacatatgttaacttatttaattctcacagcaaattctgattttatagatgaggcacAGCGTGGTAACTTgccccaaggtcacacacctaGGATGTGTAGATCTGGGATACCAGTTTTGGCAGTCTGCTCCAAAATCGGGTTCTTCACTCTTCTGTATGGTTACTCAGGGCAATTTCAGCCAGTTACAAATCTCCTAAGGCCCTGCTGTCAACTCCAACTTAAGAACCCTGCTCAGATGGTTTCTTGcttccctttctaccacattgCCAGTCAGTCTCCTTTTTACCCCCTCCTTCTCTGGCTGTGATTGCTTCATTCTAGCCGGTTCTTTTTGTTGGACCCAAGACAGACCATCTCCTGCCTCTCAGCCTTCCTTGTTTCATTTCCCACTTCCTTGTCTTGACTACGCTGTATTGCTCTATCCTTCCAGAGTGCCACAGGTTGTGGATATGGCCCAGTAGACTTGAGGCCCTATTCTCTGCCAGAGCCAGCACTTCTGCACACGTGGGTGGCATTGCCAGTGTTCATCATATTGCCACAGCTATAGCTGGCTGTACATCTACTTAAGTTTCTGCCACTTGTATTTTTCCAGTGCATCTAGTTTATATTTGTCCTGCTTCTTGGAAGTTATTGGGGCCTTGAGCTGTCTCCTGTTTCTCCACTCTGCCCCAAATAGTACTCTGACCAAATGTTAAATTGACTATAGTTTGTAGAAAAATTCCCCAAAAGTCTGGAGGTGGTTTGTTTTGGTGAGCTAGGTAGCACACAGATGTGGTTTGAATGGTAGTAGTGATTCGTGTTCATTTACAgagcttttcttatttcttaatgTGGTTGGGAGGGAAAGGAATGAAACCAAGAGCAATGTCTCCGTAACATGTAAGCTCAGAGGTCAGTTTGCGTTGTGTTGGGGACAAGGTGACAGAAAGAAGGTAATGTGTGCTGTGTTTCCTAGTGTTCAGGAGTTCATGACCTTTACAAGTCAGCTGATTGTGGAACGTTCAGCGAAAGGCAGCAGAGCTTCCGTCAAAGAACAAGGTAAGAGGCGCAGCCAGCCTCTGAGTGGCAAGCTCACCGGACTGTCCCGACTCGAGCAGGGCGTAGCTCCCTCAGTGTGAGCCCCCTCCTCTTCTAGGtgtcctcccttccctcctcctcctcttcttttttttattagagaaatcgcaggttcacagaaaaatcatgtaagaaTTCCTTGTACCCTTCCcccattgttaacaccttgcatttgccggggacatttgttacaatgatgaaagaatattattctaATTGAACTGTCAACTgtgtccatggtttacattagggttccttGTTTATGTTAtgcagtcctatggtttttttgtttgtttgtttgttttagttcttactctagtaacatatacaacctaaaattttccctttttaaccacattcagataaatAATTAATTGCTATTAATTATatccacagtgttgtgctaccatcagcaccatcccgttaccaaaatttttccatcactccaaatagaaactgtacaattttaATCATTCCCTACCCTGACCcctaacccagcccctggtaacctgcattctagtttctgactatgaatttgcttattctaattatttcatagtgCTGAGACCGTAccatattttgttcttttgtgtctggcttatttcacttaacgtgatgtcttcagggttcatccatgttgtcatgtatcagaacttcattcctttttacagctgactaataatccatcatttgtatatatcacattttgtttatccatttatcagctgctgaacacttgggttgcttccatctttccttctcctcttcctaaTGAAGCAGAATTCTGACTACTGATGTCTGAGCTTCCTGGATAAAATTGCCCCCAGAGTTTGAACTCACTTCAGATGACTTCTCTTGGAGCAGTGAACAGCCTTCATGTTATGttcttccctttcccctcccgAGTTTCAGACCCCTCAGAAAATGATTTCCAACTAGCATTGTTGAAGGGATACTGCATTCTGTGTgctttctttagatttttttggACCAGGGATCTAAAAACCCGATTTTTTCCCTCTTGACcattgtttcttcttctttttgattCCTGTTTCCTGGAAGAattttttggcatttgttttagagGTGTATGTTTCACAGACACATTAGGAAAgatataaagcagaaatgaagacAATTTCACACACAGCAGTGCTTGAGCCCTGTCATGTGGAGTGACTATATTGAGAATATAAGTACCTGTTACAGGACGAGGTAGTGTCGGATCTGTATATTCCATGAGGGAACCTCATACTGTTCACATCACAGAAATGAAACGGCATCATGAACATTTAAATATCCTTTCTCAGTTCTCTCTCAAGCTATGTCTGCCTTTCCCAACTTTCCTAAAGCATTTTCTTCAGATGCTGACCCCAGCATCTCAGTTTCTGTGGAGTATGTACATTTTATCTGACCCCCATGTTTGAATCTTATTTGGGAATATAAAATCCTGGAGAATGATGATGGTAATCTCCATCCTTCTTCCCATCCCTGTTCCTTTCTCTGCCCTTCTCTCATTTAGGAGATTCAgaatctctccctctcctctgtcTGTTTTCTCATTCATCATTGGAATCTGCTGGGTGAGATTCTGAAGGACAAGAAGGTTCTTACAAGTAAGCTGTAATCCTTATGTCTCTTTTACCTTGGAGATACGCTTAGCCGTGTTGTCTTTGAAGCCTTTCAAGGGAATGGAAATTAATGATGCCATGGATTGTGAATATTTTGCCATAAAAGCCATTGTACACACATTCACTTTTGATCATATGATGACTTCTGCCAGCAGCCTAAGGGCAGGAACTCAGGATTGTGAGGCTGtgactcattttttaaatggtataaAAAGTGGAAAGCCCTCGTGTCACCCTCCTGTGCCTGGTCTCTTGTCTGTTTAGAATATCTGTGCCACGTCTATGTCCGAAACGATGGCCTTGCAGGCGTGGTCATTGCTGATGGCGAATACCCTTCCCGAGTGGCTTTTTCCTTGCTGGAGAAGGTGAGTTCGTGGATGGCTGGATTGGACTTGGACGGGCCTAGTGGAGGCTGTTAGTGGGCAGTGGGTtcagggtggggggagaggagtaCAGTGCCCGAGTCATTTGGGTGGAATCACTTCTTTGTCACCACCTCTGGGTAGTGATGAGTCATCACTGGGTACTTTGTGTCCAAAATTAGCATGGTATCAGCTTTTTCCCTGCCCTAAACCAGGAAACAATTTGACAGCCTTTTCTGAGTTCCCCCAGTACTAATTTCTGTGTCTCATACTGCTTTGTCCAGGCAGAGATCCCCAGAGCCACTTTTGACTTTTCCTTTGTCCTCTCTCCCGTCTGCCACTGAGTCAAACACCTCTTCTTTTGAAATGTGACTTAGCTGCACCTCTTCCTTGTATCATCAGAGCTACCATCCAAGCCCCCATCACCTCACACCTGGTCACCCCTTTAGCCGGCTGGTCTCCCTGTCCTGGCCTGTTTCCTGCCTCCAGCCCTCAGTATTCTGTTCTCTGCCCTTTGCTGAGTCATGGTTCAGGACCCCACACTGGTTTTCCATTGCCTCCTAAATCACACCAGCCTCCACAGCCTCCTCTCTGGTGGGCCTTTCCTGCACAGGCGGGCCCTCCCCGCTTGTGTGACTCTGCTCCAGGAGCTTCTTCAACCCCgaatgtcctctctctctaacgCGTCTTGAGTCACACTTTCTCCATGTTGCCTCCTGTAATTACTGTAGCTCTTGTCCCTGATGTCATTCATCCCACAGGGTTTAGTACCTAaacattctttgatttctttgtgtGATGCTAATTATAAACTCCTTGAGGACAGACACCTTGTCTTATCTCCCAAAGCACTAGTATATTTGTAAACACTTGAAATTCAGTGATGGCTTAAATTCCAAAGggtctgattttattttattttattttttgaagaaatgttttggaaaattaGGGCCAGTGCCTTTTTTGTTAGAAATATATAGCCTAATAAACAGTGATGGAAGTCTGTAGTTTAAAATTCTAATAAATTTATAATTCATCAAGTCACTTGATCATCTCAGGCTGGGCACACTTCATTTTTAATTCCTGGAATACTTAGGgatattttaatgataaaacatttttagaagGGGGCCCTTTAGCCTAGATTTCCCTCCTTGCCATTAGAtactcctccctccttcctgggCTCCCAGGATTCAAGCCCTGTCACCATGAGCGCTGCGAGCACGAGGTGGGAGTGTTGGCAAGGTTCCTTTGTCTTGCAGGTACTAGATGAATTCTCCAAGCAGGTCGACAGGATAGACTGGCCGGTCGGATCCCCTGCCACAATCTGTTACACAGCCCTGGATGACTACCTTAGTAAATACCAGGTAGGACGCAAACAGACATTGCGAGGTGAAACCGTGTGACACTGAACGAGGCCCCTGTCTCGTTAGTTGTGGCTCCGGGTGACTTACAGCTTCTGAGCCTTCCATTTGAAGAAGTCAGAGAGTCTGCTTTAGGACCTCAGAACGCAAGTTTCTGGGCAagctttctgtttctctctcgtTGGAGTAAACAGGCTGTGGTTTTTAATGTGTGGAACATTTGTCCAGCTTCCTCTGTTCTGAGCTTCAATTCTGAGATCTCTTCAGTCTTGactttgttcctgttttttgTCTCCTTCCTAGAACCCCCGAGAAGCTGACCCCATAACTAAAGTGCAGGCTGAACTAGACGAGACCAAAATCATTCTGGTAAGCAGGAAGGTGGCAGAGCACATTGGAAATCAGAGGGTCTGAGGGGTTTGCCACGGAGAAAACATGCACAGAGTTGAGATTTGTTTTAATGGTAATCAGAGCACTTTTTGGGAACTGGTGTGCCTTCTCTCAGCAGTCATCAAGGGCCGTCAAAGCCAGGCTCAGACAGCCCTGAGTTGGTTCCTCCTCCTGTATTCTCCCTGTCTTGGTTAACAGCACCCATTTTACCAAGTGGACCAAGCTGGACACCATTGTTGCCCTGGATTCTGGCCTCTCCGAAGCCATAtgctgtctaggcagtgaccacggTCAGGGTGCTTAACTGACCCACTTCCACTGCCTTTGTGAGGCCTGTTtcacaagctcagacacccgctgAAACCAGGCAGGCCTCTCTCTTGAGTGTGGTGTGTGGGTAGCAGATTGGCTCACTGACGCACAACTACACTGACCAGACGGGCAGCTGCGCTTCTGAGAATATGTGTCCAGAGTTGTCAGACATGCTGGCTTAGAGGAAAAGCTGGAGCCCTGCATTTTTATCTTGAGAAGTCCTGATTTGTAACTgctgcttactttttttttttttttttttttaattttgcgcTACATTTGGCATGTAGGCAGCCATCCAGTGTTTCACTTCTGGTTTAAGCCCTGGTGAGCTTTTCCTGAGCTCTGCCCACTCCTCAGCCTCTCCATCATATCCAGTTGCCATTGATCTTGTCACTCTTGTTTAAAATCCTTCACCAGTTTTGCATCAGCtccaggataaaatccaaactacCTAAAACAGTCTTGAGTTCCAGGCCCCGTCTCCTCTAacagcctttgccccaggctctcACATGGGTGCCCCACTCAGGCCTACCAGGTACTTGCCGCTTATAGACTTATGCGTACCCTTTAAAAATGTCTCGAGATTGTGATCTTTTGTTTACACATCTCCCTGATGTGTAAGCTCCCAGAAGACCAAGGACCTCGTTTCATCATCTTTACCTTTATATCTCTGCTCTCTAATACAACATCTAGCTTAAACCATTACTCGGTAATTCTCAGGTACATAAATGAGTGAATATAAAGTCCCAAAGATGGCCTCAGAAAAATCTCACTCCCAATATAAAACTGTCTTGTCAGCACTCTGGGTAGGCTTCAGCGTACATCAGCATCTCTTGCGGTTGGGCTTCTTGGTGtagggtggggcccaggaatctgttgTTCTCCAGGTGCTTTAAACATAGATCTCTTGAACTGTGCTTTGAATCACCCAGCTTTGGAATGAAAGTAAGATGTGACAGTCTTCAGACATCTGTCTTTCTTAATTTGTCTGAAACTTTCTTACTTCCAAGGTGGTGTTTCTCCACATTTCCTAACCATAGCCCTGTCTCTCCCTGCTGCTGCATTAGAATCTGAACCTTGTGAACATCACAAGCTGGTGAATATCCACCTCacccccttttttccttctctccactgTGGAGAGCAGACAGACACTATTTCACCCAGGCCCCATTCTAGCTGCAAAGGTAAGACCTGGATCCTTGGCCCCTGTTCCTCTCATCCAATCTATATCTTCATTTAGTTCACTTTTATGTTAAAACTAAATCGCTCAGCTGTAGGTGGAGGTACAGTGTGTTGTTGCAAATTCTTCATTATTTGGTGCTATTCCAAGTGAGTTTACCATTTATAACCAAGCTCTTTGCCCCACAAAGGCTCTGGCAGGGGGCAGTCTGGGGGCTAGAAGTGAACGGTCTGGCAGATTGCGACCGTGGCAGCAAGCAGGGCTCTTCTGTGGGATCCCCCCTTCCTTCACCCTTCAAAACATGCTTTGTGTTTGTGGTCACATTTCTTAAACTCGCGAGAGGTTTGTATTATTGGCACTTAGAAGAGAATTCCCCCTTTGGAGATGCTGGGACATGTTCTACCACCCGTGTGTCCAGTAGGAATTCATTTGAGTCATGTGTGTCATTTAAATTTTCTAGGcaccacatttaaaaaaagggaagggaaaatagttgaaattaattttaacagtATGTTTTACCTAGCCCAATATACctgaatattatcatttcaacatatgATCAGTGTGAAAAattagtgtgatatattttacattctttattttgtaCTGGTACATGTTTCCACTTAAAGCACATCTCACTGGCCGGGCCTCGTCGCAAGTGCTCAGGAGCCACCTTTGGCCTCACAGCTTCAGCATGTAGTGCCACCTCTGCTCTCTCTACCCACAGAGCCCACATACAGTGCTCATCTGTTtcggcttgctaaagctgccggaatgcagctAACCCAGAAATGGGTTAGCATTTACAATGGTGagttattagtttacaaatttacagttctaaggccatgaaaatgtcccagttaaggcatacAGGATGACACCTGGATTCTGacgacaggctgctggcatctggggttcctctgtcaaatcagaaggcacatggccagtgtctgctgctccttcactccggggtctcattgctttcagcttctggttccagtggcctcctctctgagcttctgtgggtcctctcttagcacctCCAAGGCCTTTCTCTCCAAACTCTCTTGGTGTTTCtctcttatcctcataaaggactccagtaaaggattatgaCCCTTTACttaatgaggtaggtcacatttcagttgaagcaacctaatcaaaaggtcccatccacaacagatctacacccacaagaatggattaaaagaacctggcattttctggggttcataacaacttcaaaccagcacatcatctAAGAGTGGTTGTTATAGCTTACACTTTGGAgaatttctttttgggaagtGCTCTCTGTCCCAGTTAGAACCCTCTTTGATTTCACAGCAATGCTGGcgattcccccccccccccccatgtctGGGATGGTGCCTGTGTTCCTGGGCCCAGACGGAGAGACTGCCCCTCCAGGGGCATGCTTTCCAGGGACTGAGTTTCCCCCAGGGCTCCTGGCAATGTCACTTACTGAATCGAGCAAAgagttctcttttttctcttgtctagCACAACACCATGGAGTCTTTGTTAGAGCGAGGTGAGAAGCTAGATGACTTGGTGTCCAAATCAGAAGTGCTGGGAATACACTCCAAAGCCTTCTATAAAACGGTAAGTACCCAGCCCCTGGCTGCTACAGGGAGCCCGCTTCCATTGAACAGTAGCGTCAGGCCTGTCTCCTCTGGCACACACCGCCCAGAACAGGTGTTTCTTGGAATGTTTACTGAGGGTGGATTTGTGTTTAACTACTTGTGCAGTGAGAGTATCAGAGAGTGCCCCTGGCCCGAGGTCATTAGCGTCAGGTACAAGAAGGGTGTGAATCACGGCAGGATTGCTCAGGCACCATGTGGAGCAGATGCAAGGAAAGTCCTTACTATAGAAGGGCTCTGAACAGCCTCACCAACCACCACCTCCACTTTCCTCCCTGGTACTGGACTTGGCTGATttctgaaaacacacacacatcccgGGAAGGCAGAAGTTGGTTCATGTTCTGGCTCATAGGGGCTTGCCCTCTTTTTCCTGCTCCCTGTTGAGTAGTTAGGGATTAAGTGCTTAGGATGCCAGTAATTTAGTCTCTCTGAAAGGTTCTTAAACCTCTACTTAATTTCCCTTTGACAGCATTTCATTGACAAATATGGTTCAATACTGATGGactctttttctctcttaggAAAGTACCAATGTCTTCCTCTATGGAAACACCATTGGCCCATTGTTTGCAGAGTGGTAGGGGTAGATTTACTTGGTCCATATGCCCACTTTGCTTTCCTCTGTGCGTTGGAGGGAGATGGCCAAGTGGGGTTAAGGGGATCATCTGTGATGAGGAAATGAGAGAGAAGGGGGTGACAGCGGTTCTCCAGGAGCCCAAGGGGGTCGAGGGGTGGTGTGGAGGAGTGCTGCGTGTTCTCCTGAAGTCTGTCTTCTACTAAACACACAGGCACTGGTGAGAGCCTCCAGAGAAACC
Proteins encoded in this region:
- the YKT6 gene encoding synaptobrevin homolog YKT6 isoform X2, with amino-acid sequence MTFTSQLIVERSAKGSRASVKEQEYLCHVYVRNDGLAGVVIADGEYPSRVAFSLLEKVLDEFSKQVDRIDWPVGSPATICYTALDDYLSKYQNPREADPITKVQAELDETKIILHNTMESLLERGEKLDDLVSKSEVLGIHSKAFYKTARKQNSCCAIM
- the YKT6 gene encoding synaptobrevin homolog YKT6 isoform X1 is translated as MKLYCLSVLYKGEPKAVLLKAAYDVSSFSYFQRSSVQEFMTFTSQLIVERSAKGSRASVKEQEYLCHVYVRNDGLAGVVIADGEYPSRVAFSLLEKVLDEFSKQVDRIDWPVGSPATICYTALDDYLSKYQNPREADPITKVQAELDETKIILHNTMESLLERGEKLDDLVSKSEVLGIHSKAFYKTARKQNSCCAIM